A single region of the Gasterosteus aculeatus chromosome 1, fGasAcu3.hap1.1, whole genome shotgun sequence genome encodes:
- the nudt8 gene encoding mitochondrial coenzyme A diphosphatase NUDT8, whose translation MFRRPQVLFASCPRRHLQLLRESHLSSFSEHTAAGWRGARDATRRRYDGIPGSEERSLSRSAQLSLLNPNRNNPKQSEASAKATSSSHQHPPQGSASPNPKAVSAHRDCLINKTGLQPWRRPWDIRQPSHSSACNPERDLLQSKSCCRQHFVRSFSSLSCAPWISNHFHCSRQPSNLSAPITRALHRAAAREADGWRDCLSPMNETRCRQNLVPNLKLYEAGKRGAGQSQGKNNGRWASVLVSLCSNQGEPAFLFTLRSSTLKGRHKGDVSFAGGKSDPSDSDVVATALREAREELGVAVATEKVWGILKPLKDMSGMTIAPVLANLGPIEDLSFKPNPGEVEEIFTLSLSHLYDPRNRGYTNFRTGDKYGYTVPVFRNGKHRVWGLTAIALDHTLKLIVPP comes from the exons atgTTCAGGCGGCCCCAGGTCCTGTTTGCTTCGTGTCCCAGAAGGCATTTGCAGCTTTTGAGAGAGTCCCACTTGTCTAGTTTCTCTGAGCACACTGCTGCTGGATGGCGGGGTGCAAGAGACGCGACGAGAAGGCGATACGATGGAATCCCTGGCAGTGAGGAGAGGTCATTATCTCGTTCAGCACAGCTGTCTTTATTAAACCCAAACCGCAACAATCCGAAGCAGAGCGAGGCTTCGGCCAAAGCCACGTCGTCCAGTCATCAACACCCTCCTCAGGGTTCTGCCTCACCAAACCCCAAAGCTGTGAGCGCACACCGAGACTGTTTAATCAACAAAACCGGCCTTCAACCCTGGAGAAGGCCGTGGGACATTCGCCAACCTTCCCACAGTTCCGCCTGCAATCCCGAGCGTGACCTTCTCCAAAGCAAGTCATGCTGCAGACAGCACTTTGTCAGATCCTTCAGCTCGTTGTCGTGTGCGCCGTGGATTTCGAACCACTTTCACTGTAGCCGACAACCCTCCAACCTCTCTGCTCCAATAACCCGAGCGCTTCATCGGGCTGCCGCTCGGGAGGCCGACGGCTGGAGGGACTGTCTTTCCCCGATGAATGAAACCAGGTGTCGACAGAACCTGGTGCCCAACCTGAAGCTGTACGAGGCCGGTAAAAGAGGGGCAGGTCAGAGCCAGGGAAAGAACAATGGGAGATGGGCTTCAGTCCTGGTGTCGCTGTGCTCTAATCAGGGGGAGCCGGCGTTTCTCTTCACCCTGCGCTCCAGCACGTTAAAGGGCCGCCACAAGGGAGATGTCAG CTTTGCGGGGGGAAAGAGCGATCCATCGGATAGCGATGTGGTGGCCACGGCGTTGAGGGAAGCAAGGGAAGAGCTGGGTGTTGCTGTGGCAACGGAGAAGGTCTGGGGCATCTTGAAGCCTCTCAAAGACATG TCCGGGATGACCATCGCTCCTGTGCTGGCTAACCTCGGCCCCATAGAGGATTTGTCCTTCAAACCAAACCCTGGCGAG GTGGAGGAGATTTTCACCCTGTCCTTATCCCACCTGTACGACCCTCGAAACCGAGGCTACACAAACTTCCGCACCGGCGACAAGTACGGATACACTGTGCCGGTGTTTCGTAACGGGAAGCATCGAGTGTGGGGTCTGACTGCCATCGCCCTGGATCACACCCTGAAGCTCATCGTCCCCCCATAG
- the LOC120816446 gene encoding complement C2, whose protein sequence is MYVWTVLWILLFASEAALQEYDYGDETYEDPRPLNCSTTESIKGGHVTYSQGGLEGSVLTYHCGVGRYPFPVSQRLCGADGDWSLVRFTDGRRVHRVTCKDVLCPAQLQLDHGDLFPRDQWSRVGATQSFSCQDGFTLHGSAQRNCTVSGEWTGSAPACVDHADDCSDPGIPPGALRLAGRFHAGEKVTYRCQAGLDLLGSAERVCLENREWSGSTPRCQGANSFDSPSVVAAALAGSLAGVMDVMSPDSKKKDVTGSFARTFRVAEGSRMNVYILLDTSGSIKKQDFELSRSATIALIRKLDSYEVQLKFHVLSFASETRDIVDIMEPESGNADHVVWSLEQFDHLSHGRKTGTNLHAALHRVAEVISFLKQNSAGNHFNETQNIIVIETDGNSNTGRKPQIALNQIRNLLGYSAASRDHTDETMLDVYVFGIGDQVNKAQLNSIASKKQGENHFFVVKDFQTLGVVFNKIISDHSVTMCGVAQEREDDMRTYTRPWHVTLERSSKAALCVGSIVSPNWVLTAAHCFNGLSAGDLQQLHVSHGDGEAVSQKVFIHPEYNVRALEHRNVSEFYDYDVALVQLDRSVPLSWRVRPICLPCTVPADRAMKRVNSTCQQHRKELLPREETAAFFIHKNDARQQTHVHTESQRPGCVEKARRTLREPTDVTLEEYIPDRFLCSGGSSGYQDAISCKGDSGGSLFLQKRNRYFQVGVLSWGTTNVCDSPGRRAHSSLRPPPDARDFHIDLFAVMPWLKQRLGGEVQFLPDVD, encoded by the exons ATGTACGTCTGGACGGTTCTGTGGATCCTGCTCTTCGCCTCCGAGG CCGCGCTGCAGGAATACGACTATGGAGACGAAACATACGAAGATCCGCGGCCTCTGAACTGCTCGACCACGGAGAGCATCAAAGGTGGACATGTCACCTACTCACAG ggaggaCTGGAGGGCAGCGTGCTGACCTATCACTGCGGCGTGGGCCGATACCCTTTCCCGGTGAGCCAGCGGCTCTGCGGCGCCGATGGGGATTGGTCCCTCGTGAGGTTCACTGACGGCAGACGTGTGCACCGGGTCACGTGCAAAG ACGTGCTGTGTCCCGCTCAGCTGCAGCTGGATCACGGGGACCTGTTTCCCAGAGACCAGTGGTCCCGCGTCGGGGCGACGCAGAGCTTCTCCTGCCAGGACGGCTTCACGCTGCACGGGTCGGCCCAGAGGAACTGCACCGTCTCCGGGGAGTGGACGGGGAGCGCTCCCGCCTGTGTCGACCACG CGGACGACTGCAGTGACCCGGGGATCCCACCGGGGGCCCTGAGGTTAGCGGGCCGGTTCCACGCCGGGGAGAAGGTGACCTACCGGTGTCAGGCTGGTCTGGATCTGCTCGGGTCGGCTGAAAGGGTGTGCCTGGAGAACCGGGAGTGGAGCGGCTCAACGCCGCGATGCCAAG GCGCGAATTCCTTTGACTCCCCCAGCGTTGTGGCAGCAGCCCTGGCGGGGTCACTTGCAGGAGTCATGGACGTAATGTCGCCAGACTCCAAAAAGAAAG atgtaACAGGGTCCTTCGCCAGGACCTTCCGCGTGGCCGAAGGAAGTCGCATGAATGTCTACATTTTACTGGACACGTCGGGGAGCATCAAAAAGCAGGACTTTGAACTATCCAGGAGCGCCACCATTGCTCTCATCAGAAAG CTGGACAGCTACGAGGTGCAGCTGAAGTTCCACGTGTTGTCGTTTGCCAGCGAGACGAGAGACATCGTGGACATCATGGAGCCGGAAAGTGGCAACGCGGACCACGTCGTTTGGAGCCTGGAGCAGTTCGACCACCTGA GCCACGGGCGTAAGACGGGCACCAACCTGCACGCCGCCCTGCATCGGGTCGCTGAGGTGATCAGCTTCTTGAAGCAAAACAGCGCCGGGAACCATTTCAACGAGACGCAGAACATCATCGTCATAGAAACAGATG GTAACTCCAACACCGGCAGAAAGCCTCAGATCGCCTTGAACCAGATCCGAAATCTGCTGGGCTACAGCGCCGCGTCCCGCGATCACACAGACGAAACCATGCTGG aCGTCTATGTTTTTGGAATTGGGGATCAAGTCAACAAAGCTCAGCTGAACTCCATAGCCTCAAAGAAACAAGGCGAGAACCACTTCTTCGTGGTGAAAGACTTCCAAACCCTGGGGGTGGTGTTCAACAAGATCATCA GTGATCACAGTGTCACAATGTGTGGCGTAGCTCAGGAGCGGGAGGACGATATGAGGACCTACACCAGACCCTGGCATGTCACCTTGGAAAGGTCCTCAAAG GCTGCGCTGTGTGTCGGATCCATCGTGAGCCCGAACTGGGTGCTGACAGCCGCTCACTGCTTCAACGGGCTGAGCGCCGGCGACCTCCAGCAGCTGCACGTAAGCCACG GTGACGGCGAGGCGGTTTCCCAGAAGGTGTTCATTCACCCGGAGTACAACGTCAGGGCCCTCGAGCACAGGAACGTGTCCGAGTTCTACGACTACGACGTCGCTCTGGTGCAGCTCGACAGGAGCGTCCCGCTCTCCTGGAGGGTCAG ACCCATCTGCTTGCCATGTACCGTACCAGCGGATCGAGCCATGAAGAGAGTCAACTCCACCTGTCAGCAGCACA GGAAGGAACTGCTTCCACGCGAGGAGACCGCCGCCTTTTTCATCCACAAGAACGACGCACGCCAACAGACGCACGTTCACACCGAGAGCCAG AGGCCCGGCTGCGTGGAGAAGGCGAGGCGAACGCTCAGAGAGCCCACCGACGTGACTTTGGAGGAGTACATACCCGACAGGTTCCTCTGCTCCGGGGGCTCCTCGGGGTACCAGGACGCCATCAGCTGTAAAG GCGACTCGGGTGGATCCCTGTTTCTGCAAAAGAGAAATCGCTACTTTCAG GTGGGAGTCTTGAGCTGGGGCACGACGAACGTGTGCGACTCCCCCGGCAGGAGAGCGCACAGCAGCTTGAGGCCACCCCCGGACGCTCGGGACTTCCACATCGACCTGTTCGCCGTGATGCCGTGGCTGAAGCAGCGGCTCGGGGGGGAAGTCCAGTTCCTGCCCGACGTCGACTGA
- the mfrp gene encoding membrane frizzled-related protein, with translation MSDLSQVAVYSDSSELYKNVFCNPAFELEGEREERVEGFRTTSSTPEPIKPPAAGRGLFGVCVMRGPACGWVVAAVCVLLAALGLALALVLTQMKGRAVEDASLSTGSPVRPNAGDGASQTLSTTSASRGPPESTSAPPPTGAPTPETRCGGVLSDSEGSFSSPNHPGSYPPNLLCVWVIRVAPPSLVQIHVTSLTVEGPSPCLFDWLEVQEQIEQSAVVTRFCGNVAPPTVNTNSSAVRVTFRSDGSIAGNGFTAQYRAVRPAHKSCSREEFMCDGGRCLLRASVCDGRPNCRDRADEANCSHKRKDCGGQKTGAYGSISSPNHPGPYPHQQLCAWSISVEEGHVVTLSFQNFSLETQDVCEFDYVEVQDGGEAGVRRVMGRFCGTTFPPDLTSSGPHMTVVFVADEGVADSGFNATYRAVSVQDKTCGPGQFACSTRECLPQHWVCDGWSDCPDGADEQACGNSTYPPFTSSCEFIEVEMCQGLSYNLTSFPNIWLSIADQREAATLLRQYRVLMELACFEPLRRLLCGMFLPQCSPQGGVVQPCRSVCSSAEQQCSQALDLFSFSWPFNCHLLPDSQDPMECSLP, from the exons ATGTCTGACCTCAGCCAAGTCGCAGTTTACTCTGACTCTTCGGAGCTCTATAAG AACGTGTTCTGTAACCCTGCCTTTGAGCTGGAGggggagcgagaggagagagTGGAGGGATTCAGGACCACCTCGTCCACCCCCGAACCAATCAAACCGCCTGCCGCCG GCCGCGGCCTGTTCGGGGTCTGTGTGATGCGCGGCCCGGCTTGTGGGTGGGTGGTGGCGGCGGTCTGCGTCCTGTTAGCGGCCCTCGGACTGGCGCTGGCCCTCGTCCTGACGC AGATGAAGGGCCGGGCGGTGGAGGACGCCTCGCTGTCCACAGGCTCCCCAGTCCGGCCGAATGCAGGAGATGGTGCGTCCCAGACTTTATCCACCACCTCTGCCAGCAGAGGCCCACCAGAGAGTACAtctgcccccccgcccaccgGGGCCCCAACACCCGAAACAC gTTGTGGGGGGGTGCTGTCCGACTCGGAGGGCAGTTTCAGTTCCCCGAACCACCCCGGCTCCTACCCCCCCAACTTGCTGTGCGTGTGGGTGATCCGAGTCGCGCCCCCCTCCCTGGTCCAGATCCACGTGACCTCTCTGACCGTGGAGGGGCCGTCTCCCTGTCTGTTTGACTGGCTCGAGGTGCAGGAGCAGATAGAGCAGAGCGCTGTGGTCACCAG GTTCTGCGGAAACGTTGCGCCACCGACCGTGAACACCAACAGCAGCGCGGTGCGGGTCACCTTTCGATCCGACGGCAGCATCGCAGGGAACGGCTTCACCGCGCAGTACCGGGCCGTGCGGCCCGCGCACA AGAGCTGCTCCAGAGAGGAGTTCATGTGCGACGGCGGTCGCTGTCTGCTGCGCGCGTCCGTGTGCGACGGCCGCCCGAACTGCCGCGACCGCGCGGACGAGGCCAACTGCAGCCACAAGCGCAAAG ACTGTGGAGGGCAGAAGACGGGGGCTTATGGGTCCATATCGAGCCCAAACCACCCCGGGCCTTACCCTCACCAGCAG CTGTGCGCGTGGTCCATCTCTGTTGAGGAGGGCCACGTGGTCACGCTGAGCTTCCAGAACTTCAGCCTGGAGACGCAGGACGTGTGCGAGTTCGACTACGTCGAGGTTCAGGACGGCGGCGAAGCTGGAGTCAGGAGAGTGATGGGGAG GTTTTGCGGGACCACCTTCCCCCCAGACCTGACCTCCTCCGGCCCCCACATGACGGTGGTGTTTGTGGCGGATGAGGGAGTGGCCGACAGCGGCTTCAACGCTACATACCGGGCAGTGTCCGTCCAGGACA AGACATGTGGCCCCGGGCAGTTTGCCTGCAGCACCAGGGAGTGTCTCCCGCAGCATTGGGTGTGCGACGGATGGAGCGACTGCCCCGACGGAGCGGACGAGCAGGCCTGCGGCAACTCCACCTACCCTCCCTTCA ccTCATCGTGCGAGTTCATCGAGGTGGAGATGTGTCAAGGCCTCAGCTACAACCTCACCTCATTCCCCAACATCTGGCTGTCCATCGCCGACCAGAGAGAAGCTGCCACGCTCTTGCGACAGTACCGG GTGCTGATGGAGCTGGCGTGCTTCGAGCCCCTGCGCAGGCTGCTGTGTGGGATGTTTCTGCCCCAGTGCAGCCCTCAGGGGGGGGTCGTCCAGCCCTGCCGCTCCGTCTGCTCCTCGGCCGAGCAGCAGTGCAGCCAAGCCCTGGacctcttctccttcagctggCCCTTCAACTGCCACCTCCTGCCGGACTCCCAGGACCCCATGGAGTGCTCGCTGCCCTGA